A genomic stretch from Podospora pseudoanserina strain CBS 124.78 chromosome 3, whole genome shotgun sequence includes:
- a CDS encoding hypothetical protein (COG:S; EggNog:ENOG503P4J1), with protein MALFKTVILPLRAIQGVFALIVLALSSYVAHWYNTTTVISSPSSINFLFFASLYSLLSILALEFLIPRFVAPKTAASNYIALGVELSNVLFWFAGFVGLAVFLSKLLFCRGSVCQSAQADVAFAAAAWLVWTGSGVIMAREVVKKGGLMSWKRKEPAAVEVPVTNKEEA; from the exons ATGGCCCTCTTTAAGAcagtcatcctccccctccgggCCATCCAAGGCGTCTTTGCTCTCATAGTCCTTGCTCTCTCATCATACG TCGCCCACTGGtacaacacaacaacagtaatctcctccccctcctccatcaacttcctcttcttcgcctccctctactccctcctctccatcctcgctcTCGAGTTCCTCATCCCTCGCTTCGTCGCCCCCAAGACGGCCGCCAGTAACTACATCGCTTTGGGGGTGGAACTGTCAAACGTGCTCTTTTGGTTCGCCGGGTTTGTCGGGCTGGCGGTTTTCCTGAGCAAACTGCTGTTTTGTCGGGGGAGCGTCTGCCAAAGTGCGCAGGCTGACGTTGCGTTTGCTGCGGCGGCGTGGCTGGTGTGGACTGGGTCGGGGGTGAttatggcgagggaggtggtgaagaagggggggttgatgagttggaagaggaaggagccggcggcggtggaggttcCTGTTACcaacaaggaggaggcttaA
- the FAA2 gene encoding medium-chain fatty acid-CoA ligase faa2 (EggNog:ENOG503NUAR; COG:I), translated as MAPSKQDTTAYINAIAQPPPPGTPYALPIPGTERPNRTPIYRHWRFQNGPLLETFDPAIRTVHDLFEASVARVPRNRCLGHRPWNPVSKTWENKFVWTTYTEVAERRKNFGAGIVELHQRVGVTADKKYAVGLWAQNRPEWQITELALLSQSLWPVSLYETLGPEATEYIINHSELTAVVCSLPHIPTLLKLAPRVPSLKFIISLDPLDAGEMTGHSKLSLLNAAAAQVGLEIFSMEGVEALGARSGRPMRPPQPEDVLTINYTSGTTGDPKGVLITHANGVAGISAARSNQSITAGDVHLSYLPLAHIYGRMADQTALAEGASIGYFHGDITQLVEDIKLLRPTGLMSVPRLFNRINSAIQAATVEQEGFKGALSRRVIEAKKASMKLPPGKATNKHFLYDKIWTPKVLKGVGLSRARTMVSGSAQLDPDVHEFLRAAFGNNFVQGFGMTETYAVGTVQMPGDFTTGNIGPPCPSVELCIESVPDYEYTVEDKPNPRGELLMRGPIIFKEYYRNPEETAKTIEADGWFHTGDIVEVDSMGRFKIIDRKKNVLKLAQGEYISPERIENVYLGSCNLLAMAFVHGEPKESSLVAVFGIDPVHFAPYASKILKQNISAEDKAALKVAANDPRVKGALLKLLDNIGKSHKFNSYEKVKNIYLDIEPFSIENELLTPTLKLKRPQTARAFRAEIDRMYEEIAANAGSKPKL; from the exons ATGGCTCCCAGCAAGCAGGACACGACGGCTTACATCAACGCCATcgcccaaccaccccctccgggCACTCCCTAcgccctccccatccccggcaCCGAGCGCCCCAACCGGACTCCCATCTACCGCCATTGGCGCTTCCAGAACGGCCCTCTTCTCGAGACCTTCGACCCCGCCATTCGCACCGTCCACGATCTCTTCGAAGCTTCCGTCGCGCGGGTCCCCAGAAACAGATGCTTGGGCCACAGACCCTGGAACCCTGTCTCCAAGACATGGGAGAACAAGTTTGTCTGGACGACATATACCGAGGTTGCTGAGCGCAGGAAGAACTTTGGTGCTGGCATCGTTGAGCTGCACCAGCGGGTTGGCGTCACGGCTGACAAGAAATATGCTGTCGGTCTCTGGGCCCAGAACCGCCCCGAGTGGCAGATCACCGAGTTGGCTCTGCTCTCGCAGTCCTTGTGGCCCGTTTCGCTCTACGAGACTCTCGGACCCGAGGCGACCGAgtacatcatcaaccacagcGAGCTGACTGCCGTTGTCTGCTCGCTCCCTCACATCCCCACTCTCCTGAAGCTTGCGCCCCGCGTGCCCAGCCTCAAGTTCATCATCTCCCTGGACCCCCTCGATGCCGGTGAGATGACCGGCCACTCCAAGCTGTCGCTTTTGAACGCTGCGGCCGCCCAGGTTGGCCTTGAGATCTTCTCCATGGAGGGCGTGGAGGCGCTGGGTGCCCGCTCCGGCCGCCCAATGCGCCCTCCCCAGCCCGAGGATGTTTTGACCATCAACTACACCTCTGGTACCACTGGTGACCCCAAGGGTGTCCTTATCACCCACGCCAACGGTGTTGCCGGTATCTCGGCTGCTCGCTCCAACCAGAGCATCACGGCTGGCGACGTCCACCTGTCTTATCTTCCTCTTGCGCATATCTATGGTCGCATGGCTGACCAGACTGCTCTCGCGGAAGGCGCCAGCATCGGTTACTTCCACGGTGACATCACCCAGCTTGTGGAGGATATCAAGCTCCTGCGCCCAACTGGTCTCATGTCGGTGCCCCGTCTCTTCAACCGCATCAACTCTGCCATCCAGGCCGCCACGGTTGAGCAGGAGGGCTTCAAGGGTGCCCTCTCGCGCCGTGTCAttgaggccaagaaggccagcATGAAGCTTCCTCCTGGCAAGGCCACCAACAAGCACTTCCTCTACGACAAGATCTGGACCCCCAAGGTCCTCAAGGGTGTTGGTCTCTCTCGCGCTCGCACCATGGTCAGCGGTTCCGCCCAGCTCGACCCCGACGTCCACGAGTTCCTTCGCGCCGCCTTTGGCAACAACTTCGTCCAGGGTTTCGGCATGACCGAGACCTATGCCGTCGGTACCGTCCAGATGCCCGGCGATTTCACCACCGGCAACATCGGCCCCCCGTGCCCCTCGGTCGAGCTCTGCATCGAGTCCGTCCCCGACTACGAGTACACCGTCGAGGACAAGCCCAACCCCCGCGGCGAGCTGCTCATGCGCGgtcccatcatcttcaagGAGTACTACCGCAACCCCGAGGAGACGGCCAAGACAATCGAGGCCGACGGGTGGTTCCACACCGGCGACATCGTCGAGGTGGACAGCATGGGCCGCTTCAAGATCATCGACCGCAAGAAGAACGTGCTCAAGCTCGCGCAGGGCGAGTACATTTCCCCCGAGCGCATCGAGAACGTCTACCTCGGCAGCtgcaacctcctcgccatggCCTTTGTGCACGGCGAGCCCAAGGAGTCGAGTTTGGTGGCTGTGTTCGGTATCGACCCTGTGCACTTTGCTCCTTATGCCAGCAAGATCCTCAAGCAGAACATTTCTGCCGAGGACAAGGCTGCGCTCAAGGTGGCGGCGAACGACCCGAGGGTCAAGGGGGCgctgttgaagctgttgGATAACATTGGAAAGAGCCACAAGTTCAACAGCTACGAGAAGGTGAAGAATATCTATTTGGATATTGAGCCTTTTTCGATCGAGAATGAGCTTTTGACTCCCAC cctcaagctcaagcGCCCGCAGACGGCGAGGGCTTTCCGCGCCGAGATTGACCGCATGTATGAGGAGATTGCGGCCAATGCTGGTTCCAAGCCCAAGTTGTAA